The stretch of DNA ATTGCTTTGGTGCGCCAGAAAAGTCGCTATAATGGTGAAGAAAATGAAAACCTCAGATTAGTTGAGGGCGATTTATTTACAGACGTTTCTTCTTATCTCAAAGAAGTAGACTTTGTCATTCATATGGCTGCTGAAACCAGCCAAAATTTAGCTTCCTATACAAAATATAAAGAAATCAATTGTGAGGCTGTTGTACATTTATTTTCACAAACTGTAGAAGCTGGTATTAAAAAATTTTTATTTGTAAGTACGGCAAATACCTTAGGATATGGAAGTTTTGAAGCATTAGGAGATGAACAAGCACTGCAGAAGTATCCTTTTACAAAATCTTTGTATGCCCGAAGTAAAAAAGAAGCGGAAAGCTATCTTTTACAAAATAATAAAACAACCGAAGTGGTAATACTTCATCCAACTTTTATGATTGGAGCCTATGATGACAAACCCAGCTCCGGAAAGATTATTTATTGGGCGTGGAAGAAAAAAATGATTTTCTATCCTGCCGGAGGAAAAAATTTTGTTCATGTAGTAGATGCAGCCCGTGGAGTTGTTAATGCTATTGAAAAAGGAAGAAATGGTGAGCAATATCTTTTAGCCAATGAAAATCTGAAATACAAAGACTTCTTTGAAAAAATTAATCATATCACAAACCAAAACCCTTGGTTCTGTCCACTCCCTGAGTTTGTCTTAATATTTTTGGGTATGATAGGAGATCTGTTGAGATTATTGAGGATCAACACAAGCTTGTGTTCTTCTAATATGAAGGCATTGCAGGTTCATAACTATTACTCCAATCAGAAATCAGTAAAAGAATTGGGACTTCAATATCAACCTGTAGATATAGCTATAAAAGAAGCCGTTGAGTATTTTAAGAGCAAAAAAGTGAATTGATTCCCTTGAATATTTACGAAATTAAAACCTCCCGGAATGAAAAAGCCAGCTTTTAAAAGCTGGCCTAGTCTCATTTTAATTCTTTTGTTTTTCAATGGTTTACTTCTCTTTTTCCTTGCTAAGTGAAACGCCTTTGCGCCTTAAAAATGCATTGTTTTTAAATTCCCTTGCGTCTTTGCATTTAACTAATTTATAGTCAAGAACAGGAGCAACCTGTGATAGTGGGATAATTAAAATAATTACTTTTCTTATTCTAGCAGATCATCAATCTTTTAATTTGATTTAATCTGATGCGTTACATTTCTGTTAGAAATGACACAGGCTTTACCACAACGGTTTGCGGTTGAAACATTGACTTGTACCAATGCCGGCATTGATCTGTAATCTTCCTGGTTATAAGGAGCTTCAGATCCATCTCTTCCACCACCTTTAATGTCATATCTTATTTGAGCTACTCCGGTAAATCCATTAGCAGGTTTGAAGGAGAGTCCTCCATTAGAAGGTGTATAGGTCCAAGTTCCTTCATTGTTTGTATACACTCCTCCTACTATATTCGGGATCACACTCCCGTTGATATCTAAAAAACGGAACGAGTTAAAATCAATATTATCATACGATGCCGTTGGTGGATTTTGTCCATTTTTCGAAGTATAGGCAGCGTCATTTAATAATGGGGAATAAGTGGATTTTATGTTTGGACAACCTTCAAATAGATCATCTGTTACTTCTGCAGCATAAGGCTTGGTAACTCCTAAGTTCTTTAATAAATGTACATTTCTTGCTGCTCCCGTTGATGCAGCAAAACCAATTCTGAAGGTTGCAGGAGGAGTCGTATCCAGAGTTCTTACCTGATTATTTTGTATTGCATTCTCTGTATATTTTAAAGAAGTAGGGTAGTAGTAATTGTCAATAATCTTTTCTTTAACTTTACCATGTTGGATTTCTAATGTTACATTATACCCTCCTGAAGGATTGGGAACTAATGTAACATATGCTTTACGAAATCTTGTATCCGAATCATTTTGAGGAATGGTACTACCGCCGCTCTCAATTTTGAATCGGCTGAAACTCGAATTTTGAATGGCAACGTGCTTCCCAGTTTGAACATCTAAGTATGCTGAACGGTTATTACTTGAAGGAGCTGCGTTAGTTGCTGTACTGTACAGCAATGGATATCCATTGTAGCCTGCAGGCTCAGAAGACGACAGGGATCGGTTTCCACGTTTACCTCTTAATGTTACATTGCTTCTCCACTCGGCTATTGGTGTATTATTTGCAAGTCCGTTTCTTGTTCTGTCTCCCTGGCGAAATCTGGCTTTAAAGTTTCCAAACTCATCCAGACCGATTCCCAAATAAGCCCCTCTTAATCCTTCTACATTTCCTCCAAATCTTCGATTTCTAAGAACGAAAGTATAACCTAGGCCTCCTCCAATAGACCCAAGATTAAGCTGTTGTTTAGGAATAGATCCATCAATTAGAAATATAGAGATTCCATCTCCACCACTGGTGCCTCCTCCATAAACAGCATATTCAAATTCGAACTTAATTCCCTGATCACTTTTGAATATTTTATCAGCAAGGATTACACCCCCCGATATATTATTTACACTTCTGGTCAATCTTAGACCATCGGTAGTAAAAGTGGCATCATTTTGAACACCACTTGTGGTTACTTTATAGGCTTCTTGAGGTTGTAATCCTTGCGTGAAATTAACGAAATAGGGGTAACCTGTTCCTTGTTCATTTTGCGCTACAATAGGTTGAGAGAAAATAAATACCAAGAAAATCAATAGGAATTTCTTTTGTTGTATAACTAAGTTAGTCTTTATCATCGCTCAATTATTTTACAACAAAAACAATATTAATAAAAGAACAGTCTGTTGCTGCTGCTTTCACATTATACGTCATTACCCCGGTATCAGAAATAGAAATATTACTGAATACATTAGGATCAGCATCCGTGACATAATAATAAAGATCTTTATTGGATGGGAAGAAAGGTATCGAAGCTGGCGCACCTGTACTTCTTGCTTTCGGAGATCCAAACTGATTTTTATACAGGGTATATAAATCTTTAGTTTGGCCATTGGCATCCTTAGAAGTATCAAAAGAAATACTTGGCATATAAAACATCCTAACAGCATTTCCGCTGATGCACAACCAATCAGGGTTGGAAGGGGTACCAATATTCTGGCTCAAACATTTTTTATCTGTATCATAAATAAGAAGAGAGTGAGCAGGGTTGGAAATCGCGTCTCTTTTTGCAGTGGTAAGTCTGGGAATCATCATTCCTTTATCAGGACTGTAAATGTCTAACGCTGCACTTTGGTCCGGTGCAGGAGTATTAATCCCTACTTGCGCATATGCAAATGAATTAATAGACAAGAAAACGATGGGTAATAAAAAATTTTTAATCATGACTGTGTTTATTGTGTGTTAATAATTAGTGTTCCGTATTATTTCAAATATATTTCTGAGGTAAAGTATATTTAAAAAAGTAGTTGCTATGAGAGTTCCAGCCGGTTGGTTATGGCATGGTTTGTAGCAACATTTTCTTTGAGAATGTTGTGCTAATGAATATAGCACATAAAGAAAACTCCTGGTTTCAATAAAACCAGTAATCGTAGCCTCGTCCTTGAGGGTACTCCTTCGTGTTATTACCTATTATAAAAGTAAAACTAAAAAAAATGATTAGTAAATAGCCTTAATGCAGAGGGAATGATACTGCTATTAAAATAGTAAAAAGTCATAGTGTCTGTGTTTGTGCAAAGATACAAATAATTTATTATAGTTGATTGTTTTATGAAAATTAGATTGTTTTTGACTTAATTTTCGATATAATATTTATTTTTAAGCTTTATTTTTGCATATTTGATAATTGTAATGTTTTATTTGTGTTCTAGGAGTAAATTAATTCTTTTTTTGAAAGAATAAATTCAACGTAAAACATAATATGTTAAAAGTGACTTGGTTTTTATGTGTAAGAATGAACGAATTTCCCTATGAATAGGGTGTTTTTCCAATAAAAGAATGATAGATAAAAAGCTATTCTGAAAACTTCTCCAAAGCCTCTTCCAGTGTTTTTACAAAATTAACGGACCCTGTTTTATTGCTTTCAAAAATAAAATCCTTCATACTTTTGCTCTGGTATTGCGTGAAATCTCCAACAATGGCCAAAGGTATACGGTAATTGGAGAATTTCTGTAGAACATCACCGGCAATTTTTGTTTTTAAATCAAAGAAATCGGGAGTTATATTCTTTTCATATACAATGATTTTGTCAAAATTGTTGTAATACAGGTCTCCTAATAAATCCAGTCCGTCCTGTGCAGACCCTATAACAATTGAATCCGCAGTAACTTCTGCAATACTGAGGTTGTTGATATGATGAGTTTTGATCTTCATGGGTATTAATTTTTTTAAAACGTATGTTTCAGATCACTTAAAAAATGATCTATAGGAAAAGCATCTCCCTGATTCGTAAGAGCAATAATGGTTTTATTATGTTGAATATCTCTCCAGAATAAAGCCCTAAATCCATTCATCCCGCCTGTATGCCATATTTTTTTTCCGGTACTGGACTCTTCTATATACCATCCGAAACCGTAATTGGAGGTTGTACCATTAGACAATGTAAATGGCGTGTACATTAGAAGCGTATTATCTTTGTTGATGAGTGAAAAATTCCGGAGTGCCTGATCGAATCGATATAAATCTTCCGTAGTCGAATAGATTCCTCCATCTCCTGTTGTTAATAGAGAGTAATCATAGGGTTGTTTCTTTTGGGTATACCCTAAAGCTTTATCTTTAATTGGTGACATTGATTGATCGTAAACCTGAGTATTTTTCATACCGGTAGGAACAAAAATATGCTGCTTGAGAAAACTGCTGTAGGACTGACCTGAAATTTTTTCGATAACAAGGGATAAAATAATATAACCGCTATTGCTGTATGCAAATTGACTTCCGGAAGGAAATTTCAATCCTTTTTGCTGCTTCAGCCATTCGAGGACCATTGGATTAGTTAGTCCTTGTGTGTTGGAAAGAATAGGTTCGTAATCCGGAATACCTGAAGTATGGGTTAATAACTCCTTTATCGTAACATCTTTTGCATAAACAGGTAATTCATTGATATATTTTGAAGCTTTATCATCATAGGATAGCAAACCTTTTTGCTGCAAAAGGATAATAGCAGTAGCAGTGAAGGGCTTACTTAAAGAAGCAATGTAAAAAGGAGTGTCCGTGGTAAGTGTTTTTTTAGTACCGAAATTACCAGAGCCCAAGGCTATATTTTCTATCACCTTGCCATCTTTCGCCATTAACAAAACACCATTAAATTCTCCTCTTTTATGAAATCCTGTAACCACATCTTTTGAGCTTTTTCCACAGGAAAACAGAAGCAAAAACAGAAGAACTTCAGTGCTGATTATGATTTTAGATAAAGAAAGTTGCATACCCGATTAATGTTGGTTAATTGAAAATAAATATACTCATAATTATTTCCTTACCGTCATTAATAATCAGAGAAATAGACTGTTTTATAGATCATTAAAATGTCTGTCCTGATTGATATTCTCAGGATTGATTAATGACTTATTACAATAAGTAGCAGATTCAAATTCACTGATATTCATTGATAATACAGATATTTCAGGGAACATCAGGTTAAAACGTTCAATAATTTGTCTCGACAATGTTGCTTTCTGTTCCGTAGTTCTTCCTTCCATAATGTTTCCGGAAATATGAATGAAATCTCTCTTTCCTTCCCCCAATTTATAATATTGGAAAGGTGTGATTCTTACTTTGATATCTCCTTCAGCAAACAAACCTGAAGCCTCCGCTGCATCATATACAACCCCCATTATTTCATTAGGGTGCTTTTGAGTTAATATATTATGAGAACAGTCTATAATAAAATGTGGCATAACGATCGAATTTTTAACTAAAATACGTAAATCAATCCAAAAGATGGTTGTAATTATTAGTGCACTCCTATAATAAATCTGTCATTTTCGGATAAATCCTTAACCAATTGTGCTTCAGAAAGAAAAGAATAGAGCTCTAACGTGTCATGACCTAGTTTTTGATTAATTTCCAAAAACAGAAGACCTCCGGTACTCAAATGATTTTTAGCATCTTCAGCAATTTTCCTGTAAAAAATTAAAGCATCGGAAGTAGGAGAGAAGAGTGCCATTTTAGGTTCAAACTCTTTTACTGAGTCGGCAATTTCAACTTCCTCTTCGATTCCTATATAAGGAGGGTTGGATATAATAACATCATAATTTCCGGCAAGTTCAAAATTCAGGTAATTGCTGTGAATAAGATTGATTTCAAGCTGATGATACACTGAATTTTTTCGAGCCGTTTCCAAAGCTTTTTCAGAATAATCAATAGAGTGGATTTCAGCCTCAGGAAAATATTTTTTTAATACAAGCGGGATTACGCCGCTCCCTGTTCCGATATCCAGAATTTTTATATGTCCTGAATTCTTTTTTAAGTCTTTAATTTTAGGAATAGCCAGTTCGAGAAGTTCTTCCGTTTCTGGGCGGGGAATCAATACGTTTTCATTCACGAAGAACTTCATTCCATAGAATTCGGTTTCTCCCAGAATATGCTGGTAGGGTTTATTTGTTTTTAATTCCTTAATGATTTCTAACAAATGTTTTTCATCATTGGCTGATAATTCCTGATTTGAAAGCTGGCGCTGCTGATAAGAATCAGAACCGGTCAATTTTTTGATAAACACTGAGGCCAGAAATAAGCTTTCGGATTCCGTATACCAATCCGTAAGCTCTGATCTGAAATGAGATTTAATTTCTGAAACTGTCATTTATCTCGTAAAAACCAGTTTTGTATCTGTTGATTTTTCTTCATCAATCCTATAGCCTTCATAGTTGAAAGCCTTCACGTCGTTAAGGGTATGTGCATTGGTCTCAGCACAAAATCTTACTACAAGTCCTCTGGCATGCTTGGTGTACACAACAATGGTTTTTAGCTTACCGTCTTTGAGTTCATAAAAGTCGAAATCAATGACTTTATGGTTGAGTTTTTTCCGATCGATCACTTTTCCATATTCGTTGCTGGCTAAATGAAGAAGGATTTCATTCTTTTTCATTTCAGAATTAAGCTGGTCGGTCACTTTTTCACGCCAAAACTCATACAGATTTTTATACTGATCAAACTCAAAATGGCGGCCCATTTCCAGTCTGTAAAGCATGACTTTATCCGAAGGTTTCAACAAACCATATAATCCGGAAAGCATTCTGTAATTTTTCTGTAAATAATCGATGGCTTTTTTATCCAGTGTTTTAGCATCCAATCCTCTGTATACCTCACCGGTAAAAGCAAACATGGCTGGCGCGGATTCTTTAGACTTTGGATTGGATTTCCAGTTTTGATTTCTTTCCCAGTTTTCATCCGCCAGTTTAGGCGAAATTTCCATTAGTTCGGAAAGATATTTTGGGGACTTGTGTTTTAAAAAAGATTGTATAAATGCTGCATCTTCAATGAATTTCGGAGTGGAAGATCTCAACAAATCAGTTGAGTTTTCTACATTCATTAATTTGGCAGGGGAAGTAATAATTTTCATAGAATAGTATAATAGGAAACGTAATGAATAAATGAGTTATAAATTATGGGTAATGAGTAATCGGGCAATGAGTAATAAAGGAAAATGCTATTGTATTTCTGAAACTTACGATTAGACAATTTCAAGATTTTACCAATTAGCGATTTCGCAGTTTTACCTTTCCTTTTGTATAAAACTAGATCACTCCTTTTCCTTGTCTGATAATTTCAGGTTCTCCTGAAGTCAGGTCAACAATGGTTGAAGCGACATTATCTCCATAACCGGAATCGATAACGATATCTACCAGATGGTCATATTTTTCAGCAATCAGTTCCGGGTCGGTTGAGTATTCTATAACTTCATCATCATCTTTAATAGAAGTGGAAGCAATAGGATGTCCCAATTTTTCAACAATAAGTTGTGGAATTGAATGATCGGGTACACGAATACCAATAGTCTTATGTCCTTTGTAGGCTAATGGCAGACTTTTATTAGCATCCAGGATAAATGTAAACGGACCTGGAAGATGACTTTTTAAAAACCTGAAAACAGAAGTGTCAATAGGTCTTGTAAAATCAGAAAGATGGCTTAAATCATTACAAATAATTGAAAATTGAGCCTTTTCTAATTTCATCTTTTTGATTTGGGCCAGTTTTTCCATGGCCTTGATATCAAAAATATTACACCCTAAAGCGTAAACAGTATCAGAAGGATAGATAATCAGCCCTCCATTATTTAAGGTTTTAATGACCTCAGTAATAAGATTTTCCTGAGGATTATCAGGATAAATTTTTAATATTTTTGCCATAAAACAAAGATACAAATAATTGAATAGTTTTTATAAAACGCCTTTATTTAAAAGAAAAATTAGGAATTTCAAAAAATAGTCGTACATTTGCAATCCAATATCGCGGGATGGAGCAGTAGGTAGCTCGTCGGGCTCATAACCCGAAGGTCATCGGTTCGAGTCCGGTTCCCGCTACTAAGCAAGTGTTTTCGGTAAACACTCTAAAAATACACCGCGGGATGGAGCAGTAGGTAGCTCGTCGGGCTCATAACCCGAAGGTCATCGGTTCGAGTCCGGTTCCCGCTACTAAGTAAGCGCTTTCGGTAAGCGCTCTAAAAATACACCGCGGGATGGAGCAGTAGGTAGCTCGTCGGGCTCATAACCCGAAGGTCATCGGTTCGAGTCCGGTTCCCGCTACTAAGCAAGTGTTTTCGGTAAACACTCTAAAAATATACCGCGGGATGGAGCAGTAGGTAGCTCGTCGGGCTCATAACCCGAAGGTCATCGGTTCGAGTCCGGTTCCCGCTACTAAAGCAAAAGAGAATCACTAAAGTGGTTCTCTTTTTTTATGAAAAAAAATTCCGCTTTTCAAAGCGGAATCCATTTATTTTTATTGAGCGACTTCAGCGTAAGGCTTTAGTTGGATTTCCTCAGCCATAGTCTGACCTAAGAATTCTTTCTTTTGATTCCCTTTCATTCGGTTTGCGGCATCACCACCATTAAAATAAGCTTCACTTAGTTTCGTCGTGATTTCTCCCGGATTGAAATCTATTTTGGTATCTCCCTCAACACCCAAATATCCATTCTTTTTTGTGAGATAAGTGATGTAATTTTTATAATTGATTAAAGTATTTCTCAGATATTGAGTATGGTATTCCATACATTTTTTTGCTTTTTTCGAGGAATTATTCAGAATACAGTTGTTCATATTCCCTCTGTATAATCGCCATTCAGATTCTAAAATACCATATTCCTTTCCTAATGCAGCTTTTCCGTTAGTCAGAATGTTATTATCACCCTCTTTTGTTGCTATAGCCTGCAGATGTCCGATAACAGCCGGAACTGTCTTTTCGATTTTAGCTTTCGTTTCTTTTAAAGAGCTGAAATCTGCTGCCGGAGACTTTTTCTTTTGCGCAGTGGTCACATTAAAAATAAGTAGTAATAGTACAATCAGTAAATTATATCTTTTCATGAGAAATTTTTAAAGCACTAAAATAAATATATTTTCCCAGTTTAAACAAATTCATTTTAATTTTATTTAATAAATTTTAACAAATTGATAAGATAATTTATTCATTATTGTCTAAATGATGATTTTAAGGTTCTTATTTATAAAATTTTTAAAGTAAACCAGTAATCATAATGAACAATTAATAGTCTCCTATTATCTTTCTACTGCACAGAATGGACTTGTAAAATAAATGTGAAACAATATAGACAGTTCTGTTTTCAAACTAAAATATATTTATGAAATCAAAGCTATTAATGCCTGATAATAGTTTTCCAATAATTTTTGGTCACTATTAAAGAATAAATAGGGTTCTATCAGTTCCAATTCCATTAATTCAAATGAATTGTTTACTATTACACCATCTACTCTTGCGTAAAGTGTAGATTGCGGTAAACTCTTTAAGTATGTTCCTGCTTGTTCTACGTGTAGAGGGTTGGGGGTTGGATAGCTGATGCTGCCCCCATGATAGTGTTGAACTCTGAAATCATCTTTTTTGGGTGTCTTGAGTGCACAATGACTGTATTTGCTATTGAAGAATATAAATGACCATTCTCCATTTTTAATTTCTTTGATAAAAGGTTGTACAATATAATCTTCTGTTTTTAAGAGCTGTCCAATTTCTTCTGTACGCTCTTTTAGATTACTTTTATTAACGATTATGGTATTTTGAGCTCCAGCACTTATACAAGGTTTTACAACCAATTGATCAGTACCAAAAATATCAAAAAACTTACTGTCAAAGGCAGAACCTTTATGAAGGTACTCGGCGGCAATTACAGACAATCCATTTTGGGCAATATCTTTCAGATATTTTTTATCGCTATTCCATTGGATAATTTCTATAGGATTTAGTACTTTGACTTTTAATCTTTCTAATTCATGGAGCCAATTCAAAAACTCATTTAAGTGATTGTGATAATCCCAGGGAGATTTAATAATTGCTACATTAAAACTGCTCCAATCTACATTCTTATCATTCCAGATTGCAGGTACAATATTTAACCCTTTTTCTGTCAAAAATTGTAAAAGATCTGTATCTTCATCATTAGCAACACCCTGAGCAAACTTTTCCTGTTTTTTGTAACCAACTAACGCGATTTTCATTTTTCTTTTTTTTATTTAAATGGTATTTAGCTATTTTTTGTGCGTCCACATCGAGCGTATCTTTATTTTTTGATGTTGAACTTCACTTAATACAAATTTCAATAAACAACATCAATGTACACAGATACAGTTTAGTTTATTCGGATAGATACAGTTACTTTAATATATTATTATATCTCTATTACTATCAATTTTTATGATTATTGTAATATTACTTGAGTTTTGTATCAATTAAATAGCGTGTATAAAAAAAATATAATATTGATTATCAGTAGTTTATATTTTAAATAAGCTTATCACTATAAAAATAGTTGTTTGAATCAAATTTATTTATAGATTTGTATAACTAATTTATTAGTGATATAAGATTTGATATAATCTGATATCTTACAATGAAAAATGAAACGGATATGAAAATTCAGACTTTAACAAAAGCAGAAGAGCAGGTGATGCAATACCTTTGGAAAATAGAAAAAGGATTTCTTAAAGATATTCTCGATTTATTTCCTGAGCCCAAACCTCATACCAATACGGTTTCTACTATTTTAAAAGTTTTGAAAGA from Chryseobacterium piperi encodes:
- a CDS encoding L-threonylcarbamoyladenylate synthase yields the protein MAKILKIYPDNPQENLITEVIKTLNNGGLIIYPSDTVYALGCNIFDIKAMEKLAQIKKMKLEKAQFSIICNDLSHLSDFTRPIDTSVFRFLKSHLPGPFTFILDANKSLPLAYKGHKTIGIRVPDHSIPQLIVEKLGHPIASTSIKDDDEVIEYSTDPELIAEKYDHLVDIVIDSGYGDNVASTIVDLTSGEPEIIRQGKGVI
- a CDS encoding ATP-grasp domain-containing protein, coding for MKIALVGYKKQEKFAQGVANDEDTDLLQFLTEKGLNIVPAIWNDKNVDWSSFNVAIIKSPWDYHNHLNEFLNWLHELERLKVKVLNPIEIIQWNSDKKYLKDIAQNGLSVIAAEYLHKGSAFDSKFFDIFGTDQLVVKPCISAGAQNTIIVNKSNLKERTEEIGQLLKTEDYIVQPFIKEIKNGEWSFIFFNSKYSHCALKTPKKDDFRVQHYHGGSISYPTPNPLHVEQAGTYLKSLPQSTLYARVDGVIVNNSFELMELELIEPYLFFNSDQKLLENYYQALIALIS
- a CDS encoding DUF4180 domain-containing protein encodes the protein MKIKTHHINNLSIAEVTADSIVIGSAQDGLDLLGDLYYNNFDKIIVYEKNITPDFFDLKTKIAGDVLQKFSNYRIPLAIVGDFTQYQSKSMKDFIFESNKTGSVNFVKTLEEALEKFSE
- a CDS encoding NAD-dependent epimerase/dehydratase family protein translates to MKKVFVTGITGLLGTHVVIKLLKDGYFVIALVRQKSRYNGEENENLRLVEGDLFTDVSSYLKEVDFVIHMAAETSQNLASYTKYKEINCEAVVHLFSQTVEAGIKKFLFVSTANTLGYGSFEALGDEQALQKYPFTKSLYARSKKEAESYLLQNNKTTEVVILHPTFMIGAYDDKPSSGKIIYWAWKKKMIFYPAGGKNFVHVVDAARGVVNAIEKGRNGEQYLLANENLKYKDFFEKINHITNQNPWFCPLPEFVLIFLGMIGDLLRLLRINTSLCSSNMKALQVHNYYSNQKSVKELGLQYQPVDIAIKEAVEYFKSKKVN
- a CDS encoding L-type lectin family protein, with the protein product MIKTNLVIQQKKFLLIFLVFIFSQPIVAQNEQGTGYPYFVNFTQGLQPQEAYKVTTSGVQNDATFTTDGLRLTRSVNNISGGVILADKIFKSDQGIKFEFEYAVYGGGTSGGDGISIFLIDGSIPKQQLNLGSIGGGLGYTFVLRNRRFGGNVEGLRGAYLGIGLDEFGNFKARFRQGDRTRNGLANNTPIAEWRSNVTLRGKRGNRSLSSSEPAGYNGYPLLYSTATNAAPSSNNRSAYLDVQTGKHVAIQNSSFSRFKIESGGSTIPQNDSDTRFRKAYVTLVPNPSGGYNVTLEIQHGKVKEKIIDNYYYPTSLKYTENAIQNNQVRTLDTTPPATFRIGFAASTGAARNVHLLKNLGVTKPYAAEVTDDLFEGCPNIKSTYSPLLNDAAYTSKNGQNPPTASYDNIDFNSFRFLDINGSVIPNIVGGVYTNNEGTWTYTPSNGGLSFKPANGFTGVAQIRYDIKGGGRDGSEAPYNQEDYRSMPALVQVNVSTANRCGKACVISNRNVTHQIKSN
- a CDS encoding serine hydrolase domain-containing protein, giving the protein MQLSLSKIIISTEVLLFLLLFSCGKSSKDVVTGFHKRGEFNGVLLMAKDGKVIENIALGSGNFGTKKTLTTDTPFYIASLSKPFTATAIILLQQKGLLSYDDKASKYINELPVYAKDVTIKELLTHTSGIPDYEPILSNTQGLTNPMVLEWLKQQKGLKFPSGSQFAYSNSGYIILSLVIEKISGQSYSSFLKQHIFVPTGMKNTQVYDQSMSPIKDKALGYTQKKQPYDYSLLTTGDGGIYSTTEDLYRFDQALRNFSLINKDNTLLMYTPFTLSNGTTSNYGFGWYIEESSTGKKIWHTGGMNGFRALFWRDIQHNKTIIALTNQGDAFPIDHFLSDLKHTF
- a CDS encoding 5-carboxymethyl-2-hydroxymuconate Delta-isomerase, with amino-acid sequence MPHFIIDCSHNILTQKHPNEIMGVVYDAAEASGLFAEGDIKVRITPFQYYKLGEGKRDFIHISGNIMEGRTTEQKATLSRQIIERFNLMFPEISVLSMNISEFESATYCNKSLINPENINQDRHFNDL
- the yaaA gene encoding peroxide stress protein YaaA translates to MKIITSPAKLMNVENSTDLLRSSTPKFIEDAAFIQSFLKHKSPKYLSELMEISPKLADENWERNQNWKSNPKSKESAPAMFAFTGEVYRGLDAKTLDKKAIDYLQKNYRMLSGLYGLLKPSDKVMLYRLEMGRHFEFDQYKNLYEFWREKVTDQLNSEMKKNEILLHLASNEYGKVIDRKKLNHKVIDFDFYELKDGKLKTIVVYTKHARGLVVRFCAETNAHTLNDVKAFNYEGYRIDEEKSTDTKLVFTR
- the prmC gene encoding peptide chain release factor N(5)-glutamine methyltransferase is translated as MTVSEIKSHFRSELTDWYTESESLFLASVFIKKLTGSDSYQQRQLSNQELSANDEKHLLEIIKELKTNKPYQHILGETEFYGMKFFVNENVLIPRPETEELLELAIPKIKDLKKNSGHIKILDIGTGSGVIPLVLKKYFPEAEIHSIDYSEKALETARKNSVYHQLEINLIHSNYLNFELAGNYDVIISNPPYIGIEEEVEIADSVKEFEPKMALFSPTSDALIFYRKIAEDAKNHLSTGGLLFLEINQKLGHDTLELYSFLSEAQLVKDLSENDRFIIGVH